One Streptomyces fagopyri DNA window includes the following coding sequences:
- a CDS encoding GNAT family N-acetyltransferase: protein MRLRNVSPDDVDAYVRMRCDPVMMADLGGPQSREEMAAKVCRDAEQAASDLAWFKMIVPDPATPEMVAGTVTIWSHTTDDGPVSEIGWMVLSQFQGQGLGKRAVRALLEQARIENRWGVVHAFPATNNGASNGICRSVGFRFISETDLTFAGQTFKTNHWAVDPRTDLK, encoded by the coding sequence GTGAGATTGCGCAACGTATCGCCGGACGATGTCGACGCGTATGTCCGGATGCGGTGCGACCCCGTCATGATGGCTGACCTAGGTGGCCCCCAGTCGCGTGAGGAGATGGCGGCCAAGGTATGCCGGGATGCCGAGCAGGCGGCCTCCGACCTTGCCTGGTTCAAAATGATCGTTCCTGATCCGGCCACCCCCGAGATGGTGGCAGGGACGGTCACCATCTGGTCCCACACCACCGATGACGGACCGGTCTCCGAGATCGGCTGGATGGTTCTGTCTCAGTTCCAAGGGCAAGGACTGGGCAAGCGCGCCGTGCGCGCACTTCTGGAACAGGCTCGGATCGAGAACCGCTGGGGAGTCGTGCACGCCTTCCCGGCAACGAACAACGGCGCCTCGAACGGCATCTGTCGCTCGGTCGGTTTCCGCTTCATCTCCGAGACCGACCTGACCTTCGCCGGTCAGACCTTCAAGACCAACCACTGGGCCGTGGACCCGAGGACGGACCTGAAATGA
- a CDS encoding outer membrane protein assembly factor BamB family protein, producing the protein MSTGWPTSTAWTSTSTQSTPRPARSGGSSEQAVFLPSSSDTDGWGSPPTVAAEVVYSTSVDGNLYAVDAASGKRRWVFDAGGPLMQPPTVADGLVYISTVAGILYAVDTVTGKARWHFDTGSGEATAPTVAGGVVYVGNGNLYARDAATGAKRWTFDADGALVSSVHVVEGVVYFGSTDDTLYARDAASGDSRWAFKAGDEVQAPPAVVNGIAYFGSVDGKLYAVDTANAEERWNLTIDGGVTADGGLFSSPVVGNDTVYVASVHGLYAVSTANGQERWRYATDHAFLSPVAANGMLYALGADPSKGIDSSTLYALKL; encoded by the coding sequence TTGTCGACGGGGTGGCCTACTTCGACAGCATGGACAAGCACCTCCACGCAGTCGACGCCACGACCGGCAAGGAGCGGTGGAAGTTCGGAACAGGCGGTTTTTCTTCCGTCCTCTTCAGATACCGACGGATGGGGTTCACCCCCGACGGTCGCTGCCGAAGTGGTGTACTCCACCAGCGTGGACGGCAACCTGTACGCGGTAGATGCCGCGAGCGGAAAGCGGCGGTGGGTGTTCGACGCGGGCGGACCTCTGATGCAGCCGCCGACCGTGGCTGACGGCCTCGTCTACATCAGCACCGTGGCCGGCATCCTGTACGCGGTGGACACCGTGACCGGGAAAGCGCGGTGGCATTTCGACACCGGTAGTGGAGAGGCCACTGCGCCGACTGTTGCAGGCGGTGTGGTGTACGTCGGAAACGGAAATCTGTACGCGCGGGACGCTGCCACTGGTGCGAAGCGGTGGACGTTCGACGCAGACGGCGCCTTGGTATCGTCCGTGCACGTTGTCGAGGGGGTGGTGTACTTCGGCAGCACGGACGACACCCTGTATGCGCGGGATGCCGCTTCGGGCGACAGTCGTTGGGCTTTCAAGGCCGGCGACGAGGTACAGGCGCCTCCGGCGGTGGTCAACGGGATTGCATACTTCGGCAGTGTGGACGGCAAGCTGTACGCGGTGGACACCGCGAACGCCGAGGAACGGTGGAACCTCACCATCGACGGGGGCGTGACCGCCGACGGTGGTCTGTTCAGTTCGCCCGTGGTGGGCAACGACACCGTGTATGTAGCCAGCGTTCACGGTCTGTACGCGGTGTCCACCGCGAACGGCCAGGAACGGTGGAGGTATGCGACCGACCACGCCTTTCTCTCACCTGTGGCTGCCAACGGGATGCTCTACGCCCTCGGTGCCGACCCGAGCAAGGGCATAGACAGCTCCACGCTGTACGCCCTGAAGCTGTAG
- a CDS encoding NPP1 family protein, whose amino-acid sequence MQLALRVVTAHSSAYFDVLVAKHLAPDISGTVAALVAGSGVPVEWRMAPFSGSITAPWVFEHRSELLLIGIGPLLGTAALGWFVAATARALAFPKWPLLAASAGSYAALAGIAQVATSDPGSTAAMELSTSTAWAVAAAAGWALAVGGAIVRFYPAAGQRSPRDAGAARQRAVRATAVTAAVAVVASVLSATTATAAPAHPRPLPKWRASGVSDALKKLQRESGHKLHVTSNPQTGTPSTLGSLRSRLTGRDVPAWLHTHAKLFGVTDTDGMLSTVTGRVQLPDSTGAHHVWYDQSIHGVPVYNARLGVHLDRGNTAVTAVTNGLRPDLIPPASTVPTVGRKAAVAVAGKAMRHAKTVASPSLVVYPGSPKQGFKSPSALTWQVDLMDQSGFSERIFVDALHTGVIVGVQPLTETATAAVPDPPRALLQNATRDDLTWQPDLDYDTNSCYNVPAIGPDGTFSEGLDHNNTTSSADCRDQSDLDNTNAYSRQRCNSGWCVYLYDYYFEKDVAVENVADAGGHVHDWEHIAVWVKDHQAQYVSTSAHGEYHVHPASEVRWDGTHPKVVYQKEGGTTHDFRLANANDEPPENHYHNWRRSTLVSYNGFPSGLRDKLYVHNFDHASMGTKDSAFADNLGKAIPITLNPPGQLFPFDFDRDEGSPGNLGLDRRVWDMKNQQNYFAAQQVRTEGAAPSHDNDADDAYDQSGVVYNFFKNKFGRNSIDGSGMALQSYVHYSTNYINANWNGAYMTYGDGMLSQDVSGHEMTHGITQNTAGLQYSFQSGALNESISDFFGEMTERAAKGQNDWLVGSNMKVHAPFRSMADPAAYGQPASMGQYEATCLDNGGVHKNSGIPNHAFYRMSALMGPDTTTNIVWRALTQYLSPTSTFADAETAMVTAASDLYGGTSLQTSVTNSVWTSDAGITPSTPDTRPTECAGGIISCSTLGQIYENSGALKADGAALEDVAGSLIHMYEIGTITDSPAVTYYEKLFLDNRSDVDRALHLQGPLLDQFVQTVQAWSPVFKAVGTDKADTVIMTQAQIDSAGALIDAMVTAANEQGKTHLAQLLPEEWGRIGAQHLVGLSVTGGIHYLDTVVGQVPTPTPGQAAPSLASTFNNVSVTQDTATDAGDFDGGGASLSAQALAKAGVTPGSKVSHGGLALDWPATAGSGRPDNTVANGQTITLNGTSDTLGFLVSASYGPAGGKGYVFYSDGTSQQYSLSSPDWFGGDGDVAVSTSYQNRYGNETYQGSAYVYYVGVPLQSGKTPVSVQLPDVGAAAAEHKPTLHIHSMGLGKAATDLESAFNNVAVTQDNGTDLGDFDGGGASFSAQALAAAGVTAGSTATHAGLTLTWPSTAGKADTSGLGSFGEPDNAVASGQTIAVDQPQGNTLGFLVSASYGPAGGEGTVRYSDGTSQKFSLSSPDWFGGDGDVAVSTSYQNRYGNETYQGSAYVYYVGVSLQSGKTPVSVQLPDVSAAAAEHKPTLHVFAMTRG is encoded by the coding sequence GTGCAGCTCGCCCTGCGCGTCGTCACCGCGCACAGCAGTGCATATTTTGACGTTCTCGTAGCCAAGCATCTCGCCCCGGACATCTCGGGCACCGTGGCTGCGCTCGTTGCCGGTTCCGGGGTGCCGGTCGAATGGCGCATGGCGCCCTTCTCAGGCTCCATCACAGCCCCCTGGGTATTCGAGCACCGCTCTGAGCTGCTCCTGATAGGAATCGGCCCGCTCCTCGGTACCGCTGCGCTCGGGTGGTTCGTTGCCGCCACCGCCCGCGCCCTTGCCTTCCCGAAGTGGCCGCTGCTGGCCGCCTCGGCGGGTTCCTACGCCGCCCTCGCGGGTATCGCTCAGGTGGCGACCAGTGACCCTGGCTCGACTGCGGCGATGGAGCTGTCGACATCGACCGCCTGGGCGGTCGCCGCGGCGGCCGGCTGGGCACTGGCAGTCGGCGGTGCCATCGTGCGCTTCTACCCGGCAGCGGGGCAGCGTTCGCCTCGGGACGCAGGAGCCGCGCGACAGCGGGCCGTACGGGCGACGGCGGTCACAGCCGCGGTAGCGGTGGTCGCCTCGGTGCTGTCCGCAACTACTGCGACAGCGGCACCCGCGCACCCGCGACCGCTGCCGAAGTGGCGGGCTTCAGGGGTCAGTGACGCCCTGAAGAAGCTCCAGCGTGAGTCCGGCCACAAGCTCCACGTGACCAGCAACCCGCAGACGGGTACTCCTTCGACGCTGGGCAGCCTGCGCAGCCGGCTGACGGGGCGTGATGTTCCGGCGTGGCTTCACACGCACGCGAAGCTGTTCGGCGTCACGGACACTGACGGCATGCTGTCGACGGTCACCGGCCGCGTCCAACTGCCGGACTCTACCGGCGCCCACCACGTCTGGTACGACCAGTCGATCCACGGCGTGCCGGTGTACAACGCGCGGCTGGGAGTGCACCTGGACCGCGGCAACACCGCGGTGACCGCCGTCACCAACGGGCTGCGCCCTGACCTGATCCCCCCGGCCTCGACGGTCCCGACGGTCGGTCGGAAGGCCGCTGTCGCAGTCGCGGGCAAGGCAATGCGGCATGCCAAAACGGTCGCATCTCCCTCGCTGGTGGTGTACCCCGGTTCGCCGAAGCAGGGATTCAAGAGCCCCTCGGCCCTGACCTGGCAAGTCGATCTGATGGACCAGAGCGGGTTCAGCGAGCGGATCTTCGTCGATGCTCTGCACACGGGAGTCATCGTCGGTGTCCAGCCGCTCACCGAGACGGCCACGGCAGCAGTTCCCGACCCGCCGAGGGCGCTGCTGCAGAACGCCACCCGTGATGACCTGACATGGCAGCCCGACCTCGACTACGACACCAACAGCTGCTATAACGTCCCGGCGATCGGTCCCGACGGCACCTTTTCCGAGGGCCTCGACCACAACAATACGACCTCCTCGGCCGACTGCCGGGACCAGTCCGATCTGGACAACACCAACGCGTACTCCCGGCAACGGTGCAACTCCGGATGGTGTGTCTACCTCTACGACTACTACTTCGAGAAGGACGTGGCAGTCGAGAACGTCGCCGACGCCGGAGGGCACGTCCACGACTGGGAGCACATCGCGGTCTGGGTGAAGGACCACCAGGCACAGTACGTCTCCACATCCGCACATGGCGAGTACCACGTTCACCCGGCCAGCGAGGTCCGGTGGGACGGCACCCATCCCAAGGTCGTCTACCAAAAGGAGGGCGGCACGACCCATGATTTCCGCCTCGCCAACGCCAACGACGAACCGCCGGAGAACCATTACCACAACTGGCGCCGTTCGACGCTCGTCTCCTACAACGGCTTCCCCAGTGGACTGCGGGACAAGCTCTACGTCCACAACTTTGACCACGCGTCGATGGGGACCAAGGACTCGGCGTTCGCTGACAACCTCGGCAAAGCCATCCCGATCACGCTGAACCCGCCCGGGCAGCTCTTCCCGTTCGACTTCGACCGTGACGAGGGCTCACCGGGCAACCTGGGCCTGGACCGCAGGGTCTGGGACATGAAGAACCAGCAAAACTACTTCGCAGCCCAACAGGTGAGAACGGAGGGCGCCGCACCCAGTCACGACAACGACGCGGACGACGCATACGACCAGAGCGGCGTGGTCTACAACTTTTTCAAGAACAAATTCGGACGCAACAGCATAGACGGCAGCGGCATGGCCCTGCAGTCATATGTGCACTACAGCACGAACTATATAAACGCGAACTGGAACGGCGCGTACATGACGTACGGCGACGGCATGCTGTCCCAGGACGTCTCCGGCCACGAAATGACGCACGGCATCACCCAGAACACCGCAGGCCTCCAGTACTCATTCCAGTCCGGGGCACTGAACGAGAGCATTTCCGACTTCTTCGGGGAAATGACCGAGCGAGCGGCAAAGGGACAGAATGACTGGCTGGTAGGTTCCAACATGAAGGTGCATGCACCTTTCCGATCCATGGCCGACCCCGCTGCCTACGGTCAACCGGCAAGCATGGGCCAGTACGAAGCGACCTGCCTGGACAACGGCGGTGTCCACAAGAACAGCGGAATACCGAACCACGCGTTCTACCGCATGTCCGCACTCATGGGCCCCGACACCACCACCAACATCGTGTGGAGGGCCCTGACGCAGTACCTCTCCCCGACGTCGACGTTCGCCGACGCTGAGACGGCCATGGTGACCGCCGCCTCGGACCTCTACGGCGGGACTTCCCTCCAGACCTCCGTCACCAACAGCGTCTGGACGAGCGACGCCGGAATCACACCCAGCACCCCAGACACGCGGCCTACAGAATGCGCCGGCGGCATCATCAGCTGCTCGACTCTCGGACAGATCTACGAAAACTCCGGGGCGCTGAAAGCCGACGGTGCTGCGCTCGAGGACGTGGCCGGTTCGCTGATTCACATGTACGAGATCGGCACCATCACCGATTCCCCTGCCGTCACCTATTACGAAAAGCTCTTCCTCGACAACCGGAGTGATGTCGACCGTGCGCTGCATCTCCAGGGCCCGCTCCTGGACCAGTTCGTGCAGACGGTCCAGGCATGGTCACCCGTGTTCAAGGCGGTAGGCACGGACAAGGCCGACACGGTCATCATGACCCAGGCCCAGATCGACTCGGCCGGCGCCCTCATCGACGCGATGGTCACCGCCGCCAATGAGCAAGGCAAAACTCATCTGGCCCAGCTGCTCCCCGAAGAGTGGGGCAGAATCGGAGCACAGCACTTGGTGGGCCTCAGCGTCACCGGAGGCATCCACTACCTCGACACCGTCGTCGGACAGGTGCCCACTCCCACACCTGGACAGGCCGCACCGTCGCTGGCCTCGACCTTCAACAACGTGTCGGTCACCCAGGACACCGCAACGGACGCCGGTGACTTCGACGGCGGCGGGGCAAGCCTTTCTGCGCAAGCACTCGCCAAGGCGGGTGTCACCCCGGGTTCGAAGGTTTCTCATGGCGGCTTGGCCCTGGACTGGCCTGCCACCGCGGGCAGCGGCAGGCCGGACAACACCGTCGCCAACGGGCAGACCATCACCCTCAACGGCACCAGCGACACCCTCGGTTTCCTGGTGTCGGCGAGTTACGGACCGGCCGGCGGCAAGGGATACGTCTTCTACTCGGACGGCACCAGTCAGCAGTACAGTCTGAGCAGCCCCGACTGGTTCGGCGGTGACGGCGACGTCGCCGTCAGCACCTCCTACCAGAACCGCTACGGCAACGAGACCTACCAGGGCTCGGCGTACGTGTACTACGTCGGGGTGCCGCTGCAGTCCGGCAAGACACCGGTCAGCGTCCAGCTGCCCGACGTCGGCGCCGCAGCCGCAGAGCACAAACCCACCCTGCACATCCACTCCATGGGACTGGGCAAAGCCGCGACCGACCTGGAATCGGCGTTCAACAACGTGGCCGTCACTCAGGACAACGGCACCGACCTCGGTGACTTCGACGGCGGCGGGGCCAGCTTCTCCGCGCAGGCACTCGCCGCTGCGGGAGTCACCGCGGGCTCCACCGCCACCCACGCGGGTCTGACCCTCACCTGGCCCTCCACGGCCGGTAAGGCCGACACCAGTGGCCTCGGCTCCTTTGGCGAGCCGGACAACGCTGTCGCCTCAGGCCAGACCATCGCGGTCGATCAACCCCAGGGCAACACCCTCGGTTTCCTGGTCTCGGCAAGCTACGGACCGGCCGGGGGAGAAGGGACCGTACGCTACTCCGACGGCACGAGCCAGAAGTTCAGCCTGAGCAGCCCCGACTGGTTCGGCGGTGACGGCGACGTCGCCGTCAGCACCTCCTACCAGAACCGCTACGGCAACGAGACCTACCAGGGCTCGGCGTACGTGTACTACGTCGGGGTGTCGCTGCAGTCCGGCAAGACACCGGTCAGCGTCCAGCTGCCCGACGTCAGCGCCGCAGCCGCAGAGCACAAACCCACCCTGCACGTCTTTGCCATGACCCGCGGCTGA
- a CDS encoding IS110 family RNA-guided transposase produces MVTVGIDPHKHVHVAVAVDADGRRLTRPLTVKNDANLIGVLLKWIRTIADGTPVTWAIEDGRGFARRLADGLLLTGHEVVWVPTRLMAAHRKLHAATGSKSDPVDAVAVAHAAIATPGLDHHRIDDRVRELRVLVDSRADLVRRRTMVINQLKAYTHLWLDHTPGDLTRRPGMTSLMALVDTTDMSDHVRRVLTEMITEIDGLNKRVRGLETTIRELVTPLAPALLEITGISHVSAAVLLAEIGDITRFTSSAKLARYTGTAPIPVYSSDKERYRLHRGGNRRLNSVLYTTSIVQQRFHPGARALLARHEPAKGARGARRILKRHLIDVIHRAMTQDRATWQHHIAQHQIAA; encoded by the coding sequence ATGGTGACAGTGGGGATCGACCCGCACAAGCACGTCCACGTCGCAGTGGCCGTCGATGCTGACGGCAGGCGACTGACCAGGCCGTTGACCGTCAAGAACGACGCGAACCTGATCGGCGTCCTGCTCAAGTGGATCCGCACTATCGCCGACGGCACCCCCGTCACCTGGGCCATCGAGGACGGCCGCGGCTTCGCCCGCCGCCTGGCCGACGGCCTGCTGCTGACCGGCCACGAAGTGGTCTGGGTCCCCACCCGCCTGATGGCCGCCCACCGAAAACTGCACGCTGCCACCGGCTCGAAGTCCGACCCCGTCGACGCCGTCGCGGTCGCCCACGCCGCGATCGCCACCCCCGGCCTGGACCATCACCGCATCGATGACCGCGTGCGCGAGCTGCGCGTGCTGGTCGACTCACGGGCCGACCTTGTCCGACGCCGCACCATGGTGATCAATCAGCTCAAGGCATACACCCACCTCTGGCTCGACCACACACCGGGCGACCTCACCCGCCGGCCCGGCATGACCTCACTGATGGCGCTGGTGGACACCACGGACATGAGCGATCACGTCCGCCGGGTGCTGACCGAGATGATCACGGAGATAGACGGGCTGAACAAACGTGTCCGCGGACTCGAAACCACGATCCGCGAACTGGTCACCCCGCTGGCCCCCGCGCTGCTTGAGATCACAGGGATCAGCCACGTCTCTGCGGCGGTCCTCCTCGCCGAGATCGGTGACATCACCCGTTTCACCAGCTCAGCGAAGCTCGCCCGCTACACAGGGACCGCACCGATCCCGGTCTACTCCTCCGATAAAGAACGCTACCGACTGCACCGAGGAGGCAACCGGCGGCTCAACAGCGTGCTCTACACGACGTCCATCGTCCAGCAGCGCTTCCACCCGGGCGCGCGAGCACTCCTGGCCCGCCACGAGCCGGCCAAGGGAGCCCGCGGAGCCCGACGCATCCTCAAACGCCACCTGATCGACGTCATCCACCGCGCCATGACCCAAGACCGGGCTACTTGGCAGCACCACATCGCCCAACACCAGATCGCCGCTTGA